Genomic DNA from Paenibacillus donghaensis:
TGATGCTGCCCGTTCTGAGTTGACGGTGACCCTGCAAGACAAGGAAGTTCCAGCATTGGTAGCGGCCTTCAGTGAAGCGAAGGTTGGACTCTACCGGATTACGGAGCAGAAGCAGAGTCTTGAGGATGATTTCTTGAAATGGACAGGAGGGAACCGCATTGCGTAACTTTTCACGGCTGATTACCAACGAATGGATTAAATTGTTCAAAAAAACCACGTTTGCCGTACCCTTTGTGCTGATGTTTGTGGTGACTATGGTGGTTGGCTACGTTATGAGAACGTATAACCCGGAAGTTGCCGATTCTGTAACAGACTTCACCGCATCGATAATCGCCAGAGAAGGTTTGGGGCAGATTGTCGCCATCCTGGCGATTATCGGGACTGCCGGTGTGGTCTCCAAGGAGCATAGTCAGGGAACAATTAAATTTCTGCTGATCCGTGCCCGCAGCCGCAGCGAGATTCTGGCATCCAAATATGCAGCGGTGCTGATCTATGGTCTGACGCTTGTAGCGTTTACTCTGGGAAGCGCGCTGGTTGCCGGTACGGTCTGGTTTGGAGTCAGCGGAGGCGATACCACATTCAGTGATATTTTGCTGTCTTCTCTGTACCTCTATGTCTATACCGTCGTCTACATGACTTTAGGATTCATGGTAGGAATTCTGACGAAGTCCACCGGAGCTACGATTGGCATCGCTTTGTTCGCCACGACCATTGACAGAATTATCATCTCCAAGGCGTTCTACAAATACTTTCTGTTTCCCAATCTGGATCTGGGCGCATATGAGAATGGGGCAGCACCGATGCCTGGAATGACCTATACGTTCTCTGTGATCATGCTTACTGCGTACCTGCTGCTCTTTCTGCTTATCGGCTTCTCCGTCTTCAGACGAAGGGATGTTGCCTGAACATGACCATCGAATTCGATAATAACCTGCCGATCTACATCCAGATCATGAATTACATCAAAGGCGAAATCGTCACAGGCAAGCTGCAGCCGGGAGACAAAATTCTTTCGGTACGGGAGCTGGCCAGTGAATTGCAGATTAATCCGAATACGGTACAACGGACTTTTCAGGAACTGGAGCGTGAGGAAATCGTGGAGACCCGGCGCGGGATGGGCCGATATGTTACAAGCAACAAGGAGACGATTATGACGATTAAGAAGGAAATGGCCAAGGACGTTCTGGAGCGGTTCATCCGCGGAATGAGGGAGCTGGGTTTCGAGGGACCGGACATTCTGGAGGCAGTAGCCGAGAATATCAGGAGTCAGGATGATAAATAGGAGGGACGACAAGGTGGAGCATATTCTTCAAGTACAGCAGGTCAGCAAAAAATTCAGCTCCAAACAAGCGCTGCGCGGAGTCTCATTCGAACTGCTTCCCGGTAAAATCACCGGACTGCTTGGCAGCAACGGCAGCGGCAAGAGCACCCTTCTGAAGATTATAGCGGGACTGGTCCATCCTTCTGCCGGCATCGTCTCTGTGAATGGAGTGACGGTGGGACAGCACAGCCGGTCAATGGTTTCCTTCATGCCTGACCGCCCAGTGACGGAGTCCTGGATGAAAGTGTCGGATGCGCTGAAATTCCAGCAGGATTTCTACGCAGATTTCGACCAGGCGAAAGCGGCAAAGATGCTGGAATTTATGAAGCTGAGGCCGCAGGACGGGATTCGCAGCTTGTCCAAAGGAATGAATGAGCGGCTGCAGCTAACCCTTGCTTTGTCCCGCAGAGCGAGCCTCTATCTGCTCGATGAACCGATTGGCGGGGTGGACCCGGTAGCACGGACCCGTATTCTGAATGCTCTGGTGGAATTCTATGAGGAGGACAGCACCATTCTGCTTTCGACGCATTTGATTACGGATATTGAGCGGATTTTTGATGATGTGATCTTTATTAAAGAAGGTGAGGTTGTGATGAATAGCGCAGTGGAAGAACTGCGTCTGCATCACGGCAAAAGTGTAGATGAAATGTTCAGAGAGGTGTATGCCGAATGCTGAAGCTGGTGAAATATGATTTCCGGAGGAGACGCGATCAGCTGGCAGCCGTTCTGGCTATTGTAATCCTGCTGCAGGTGGCGATCACAATCACCACGTTTGTGGACAGCCCGCACAAGCCTATGCTCAACACGATGGTGTATTTAATAGCTGCTCTGCTGGGGCTTGGGTATGCTATGCACACATATGTCCAGAATCTGGTCTCTTATCAGCGGCGTCTGCTGCCGGTCAGTACGCTTCATACTCTACTATCGCCTATTATTTTCTACTGGGGTCTGCTAATTGTGTTGTTGAGCCTTGGCCTTGTTCAGCTCGGTATCCTGCACATAACCGGTTCGAATATCGAGCTTCCGGTAAATACCGGGACCTTCGGTTTCAGAGTGATTGCAGAGTCCTTCTGGTCAACCACTTCCTTATTGGTCATGTTTATGTTTTCTTTTACATTGGCACGCAGCTTCCGGTATAAAGGATATTGGAGGATCGGGATATTCACCTATTTTGTTCTGCAGTATCTGGTTGTGTTTGTGGAGCGCCAGTTGTTTGGAGTAGAAAAGACCGAACTAAGGTATTCCCTGGAAATCAATGTAATTGGAGATGAGAGCGCTGCTGGTGGAAACCTGTTTCAAATGCCAGACTCCAATTTGGGGCTGATTGTGTTTGAGGTAGTCCTGGTGTTGCTGCTGCTTGCCGGCATGGCCAGACTGATCCGCAGTAGAGTAGAGTCATAGGCAGCACAACAGCAATAATATTGTCACTTATCATGGCATGTGATGTAATGATATAATCGAAAGCAGAGTCTTTAGGACTTTGCTTTTTTGCTCTGTCGTTTGGTTTGATCCTTGTGTCACAAAAAGACGATCTCCCGCAAAGGAGACCGCCGTCTGTTATAGCTCTAGAACCTAGATTAGATACTGTCAGCGCTGCGGCCGGATGACCAGAGATCCAGTTCGCGCAGCAGCAGCTCTTCCTCGTCTTCCGTTAGATCAAGTCTGATCCCATACTGGTATTGGCCCAGGCCAAACATCCAGCCCCAACGGACACTGCCTTCGAATTGAAGCTTCACTTCATTCAAATGAAAGTGAATAATCAGCTTCGTGTCCCCTGCCGTGAACCGGAGGTTCAGCGAGGTGCGCACCTTACAGCCGGAGTGGCTGAGATCTAACAGTACAGCCTCGGTGAGCTTGCCGGAACCCGGCCCTTCGGGGATCTCCAGCCAGCAGTCTATCGGTTGGTTCATTACATACCGGAAAGGTTCTTTTCTGCTGGAGCTGTCCATATTTAACCTCCGCCTACTTATTTAACTGCTATTATAACGAAATGGGCAGAGGAGGACAATCTACTAAAGTGCTATATTTGTTGAAATAGAATCATAATCGCTTGAAGTAAGGAGAATCCGCAGATGTATCAATATCATAATGAAACGTTCCGCAATCATAATTTCGATCAAGCCAACCTGCAGGACGGCGAATTGAGCAATTGTCTCTTTGAGCAGTGTACCTTCCAGGGAGCCTTGTTGGAGGAGATGACCTCGACCGGCTGCCGGTTCGTGGATTGCGACTTTAGCGGTGCTCTGTTGAATGCCTCGTATCATAAGGAATCCGCCTTCACCAACTGTAAATTTACCGGTGCCAATCTATTTGTATCCAAGTTCGAGAATTGCAAGATGGTCGGCTCCGATTTCTCCAACGCCTCGCTGGCCGGCATTACCCTTGCCGGGGGCGATTGGTCCTATACGAATCTGCGCCACACCAATCTCAGCCGCCAGGACCTGCGCCATATTCGCTTTGCGGAAGCGGACCTAATGGGCTGCAACCTGCAGAAGAGCGATTTGCGGTCCGCCGACTTAAGCAACGTTCAACTGAGCCAGTGCAAGCTGAAGGGGGCGGACCTGCGGGAGGCCAAGCTGGATGGCATTGACCTGAAGAGTCTGGACCTGCAGGGGGTCAGACTGGATATTCAGCAGGCGGTGCTGCTGGCGCGTTCGCTGGGGGCGAAGGTAGGCAATTAAAGCGACTCCGCTGTGTAACGGTCTATTTACCCGCTATTGTATACAATTCGGAGAGCTGCCATCCGATAAAATAGATAAAGGTAAGCCGTAGCAATGAGGAGAATGAGAAGTGTCATTAAATTTGCGTACTGTTTTTTCAAGCGCATTCGTTGTTATTATTAGCTTGCTGACGATCCTGCTCAGTTATATCATCGGCAATCAATCTTCCAAAACAGTAGAAGTCAGCATTGGCAGCTCGCTGGCCGAGGTAGCCTACCAGATGTCCGAGAAGCTGGACCATTTCATGTGGTCACGCTCCGGCGAAGTGGAGGTGCTGAGCAGACTTAACGCTTTCCAGATACCTCTGGACAAGGAGGAAACTAGCGGACTGCTTAACCAGCTGAAGGAAAGTCTGCCTGTGTTCACCTGGGTGGCTTATTTGGACCGTCAAGGCAATGTGGTTTCCTCTACCGACAATATTCTGCTGAATCAGAATATCAGCACAAGACCCGTATTCATGGAAGGCATGAAGGGAACCTTTATCGGTGATGTGCACGATGCGGTATTGCTATCCAAATATTTGCCGAATCCGACAGGAGAGCCGCTGCAGTTCGTGGATGTCAGTGTGCCTGTATTGGACAAGCAAGGCGGGGTTACCGGCGTATTGGCAGCGCATCTCAGCTGGGAATGGTCGCGCCAGGTGGAGACATCCATTCTGGAGCCGCTTAAGGACCGTCTCCAGGACGTTGAACTGTATGTTGTAAGCGACAAGGATCATACCATTCTGCTTGGTCCGGAGGACAAGGTCGGCCAGCAGATGTCCAGTGATGTGCTGAAGCAGGCACGTTCGGAGTACAGCTCCTGGATTATTGAGAAGGATAAGGACAATCAGGAATATTTGACTGGTTATGCGTATGGTAACGGTTATCTGAATTACCCAGGCCTTGGCTGGTCCGTTATTATCCGTCAACCGGCGGATGTGGCTTTCGCCTCCGTTAAGCAGCTGGAGCAGTTCATCGTGCTGGCCGGGATGGCGGCTGCCGCATTGTTCGGGATTCTGGGCTGGCTGCTGGCTGGCTGGATTGCCCGTCCGCTGCACCATATTGCCAGAACGGCAGACCTGCTGAGCACCGGAGTGGATATTGAAATTCCGACCTCACACCGTTATAGGGACGTGTCCATGCTGTCCGTCTCGCTGCAGAATCTGGTCAGGAACCTGACCCAGACGGAGCATGCGCTCGGATATAGGTCTGACAAGGCTAATCATGATGCGCTCACGGGACTTCCGAACCGCTCTGCACTGGATGAGTTCCTCAAGCACGCCCTGGTTCAGGCGAAGCAGAACCGCAGCTCACTGAGCTTTCTATATCTGGATCTTGACGGATTCAAGCAGGTGAATGATACGCTGGGACATGCTTTTGGCGATCAATTGCTGCAGGAAGTAGCTTTGCGTCTGAAGGATTGTACCCGGGATCATGAGATTGTTGCCCGGTTCGGCGGGGATGAATTCGTGGTAGTGCTACACACTTCGGCTGCTAAGGCAATGCAGGAAGCAGAAGTTGTAGCGGCGAGAATCATTGGGCGGATTAATCAGCCTATACTCATAGGCGGGGAACAAGTACATGTCGGCTGCAGTGTGGGGGCGGCGGTATGGCAGCCGGATGGTCCGGATGCCGATACGAAGGAGACGATGCGTCTGGCGGATGAAGCCTTGTACATCTCTAAGCGCAGCGGCAAGAACCGGATTACATTTGAGGCGGCTTCCTGAGGGAGCCTAAGATGATTACATAAATAAACCCTTTCCTGGTAAGGCCAATGGCTGCCTTGCTGAGAGAGGGTTTATTTGGGCAGCTATGGCTTGGGGGTCAGCGCAATCGCTTGCGCGGCTTGCCCCACCATTTAATCCAGAGGAATCCTTCATCATCACGAAACATTTTGATTCCGATCAAGCTTAAGGGCGTCCACAGCTCTTTAAAGTAATATGAAGGCATAGTCTATTAGACCCTCCTATATAGTCAAATAATACTATATATTACGCTAAGTCTGTGAAATCCACAAGCAAGCAATGCTTAAAATTACCAATAAGTTGTGAAAATAATGGAAAAACTCAAAATAATCTGCATATTACTACGCAGATTAATAGATACGACTATGATTCTTCCGGTTGGGTGAATGATCAGGAGTGGCCTAAAGCAGCCGCCTCACAGCCCAGCAGGGATTGTTTCCATTTGAGATAGACTTTCCAGGCTGCGCCTTGATCCAGCAGGTCTTTGCAGATATACATGCCTTCCTCTAGCGAATCTGCCAGCCCGGTCAGCTTCAGTCTTGCCGCTCCATTTAACAGCGTCTGGTTATAGAAGGCCATATGGCCTCCGCCCTGGAGCACGGCTTCCGCTGTCAGAAGCTGCTGGCGTGGATTCCAGTTCATCTCGGGCACCTGGGTATCCAGGCCTAGGGCTTCTGGATTAATGATGTCGAGATGGAATTCTCCTCCGGCAATAGTGTACACCCGTGTCGGGCGGTCGATGTACAGATCCTCCGAGCCTTCGGTACCTTGTACAATCAACGCCTTCTGATAGCCGAGCTTGATCAGCAGTCTGGCTAAACGGTCAAAGACTGTATTATGATAGATGCCGAACACGATATAGGGAGAACCGGAATAATCAACCAGCTTCTCAGCAGTATTAAAAACCGTTCTCATCCCGATTTCTTCCCGAATGCTGCGGATCGCTCCAAGCGGAGGACACCACTGCTCGGCATCTACCACCATAACTCCACTGTCGCGGGCGGCGGTGGAGGATGCTGCGGGCGTCAGGTCCGCAGCACCGATGCCTGCCTCCCGGATAATGTCCAGCAGGGTCACCCCCCATTTAGGGGGCAAGGAAGCCGAGCCATGCAGGGTGACAGGCAGACCGGCAGCGGACAGCAGGAAGGCTGTAGGAAAAGTGGCGGCGAAGGATTTGGTTCTTCCGTCATAAGGCCCGGCACAGTCCAGGCCTTGGCCCTGCTGCTGAGATTCTCGACGTGCATATTTGCGGCAGACGGCAACAAAGGCTTCCAGTTCTTCGACACTTTCCATCTTGATCCGCTCGGCAATCAGGAAAGCGCCAATCTGGGCGGGTGTGGCGGTCAGACCCAATATGGATTCGGCTGCATGCAGCGCTTCGGCGTAGTTCAAATCGCGGGCTCCCCGTTTACCCCGGGCGACCTCTTTTAACAAATCAATCATTAGATGAAGCCTCCTTAGTTAGTCCTGCAGTAGCTGGTAGACGTTAACGATTGAAGTAGCCACATCTACCATCCGTTTACGTTCGTTCATGGCCTGCTTGCGCAGCAGCTCATATGCCTCGGACTCGGATATATGTTTGGCCTTGGACAGAATGCCCTTAGCCATGTCGATCCATTTGCGTTCTTCGATGCGGGACAGCAGCTGCTCCCGTTCCTTAAGCCACTGCTGGCGCTCGAAGCATAACTTCGCGCTGAAGTGAAGACTCCAGTGGATCTCCTGGGCCAGCATGGAAGGAGCGAGAATCCCGTCCACCATAATGTTGTCCTCACAGGCGGCTACGGACAATGTAGCTGTTTCATCGGTGCACCACCAGAGGATGGGAGCGGTCTTCTGCGCCATCAGCAGCTGTCCCCAGCTGTTGATCTCGGTGACGGGCAATTGAAGAATCGAGGCGTCAGCTTCTCTGATTCCGGATACCGCTTCTTCGCGGGTAGTTGCCATCTCGATCAGATAGCCGCAGGACCTCAGCACATGGTCTGCATTGGCCGAGACGCTGGCAGTGTCGTGCCGGGTCTTGCTGTTATGAATGATCAACAGAGAATGCATGGTGTGACGCCCCTTTAGTAAGTAATGATCGGATTGAGTTGAAGTGAGTAGTGCAGCCGTAAATGTTAATGTATGTTATATTATATAACATATAAACTGCGAATCTGTCGATGAATTTAAGAAATTAAAATTTTATATGTCATAATTGTTGACGTTTGTATAGTGGTTGTTGTATAGTCGTTTTAATCAATCACACGGATACAATGGCGTATCCGGATGAAGCGGCAATGGCGCCTGCTTTCACTTATCGCAACGGGAGATGTACGTTTTCCGGTGCGGGG
This window encodes:
- a CDS encoding PilZ domain-containing protein produces the protein MDSSSRKEPFRYVMNQPIDCWLEIPEGPGSGKLTEAVLLDLSHSGCKVRTSLNLRFTAGDTKLIIHFHLNEVKLQFEGSVRWGWMFGLGQYQYGIRLDLTEDEEELLLRELDLWSSGRSADSI
- a CDS encoding ANTAR domain-containing response regulator; the encoded protein is MHSLLIIHNSKTRHDTASVSANADHVLRSCGYLIEMATTREEAVSGIREADASILQLPVTEINSWGQLLMAQKTAPILWWCTDETATLSVAACEDNIMVDGILAPSMLAQEIHWSLHFSAKLCFERQQWLKEREQLLSRIEERKWIDMAKGILSKAKHISESEAYELLRKQAMNERKRMVDVATSIVNVYQLLQD
- a CDS encoding pentapeptide repeat-containing protein; this encodes MYQYHNETFRNHNFDQANLQDGELSNCLFEQCTFQGALLEEMTSTGCRFVDCDFSGALLNASYHKESAFTNCKFTGANLFVSKFENCKMVGSDFSNASLAGITLAGGDWSYTNLRHTNLSRQDLRHIRFAEADLMGCNLQKSDLRSADLSNVQLSQCKLKGADLREAKLDGIDLKSLDLQGVRLDIQQAVLLARSLGAKVGN
- a CDS encoding ABC transporter permease, whose protein sequence is MRNFSRLITNEWIKLFKKTTFAVPFVLMFVVTMVVGYVMRTYNPEVADSVTDFTASIIAREGLGQIVAILAIIGTAGVVSKEHSQGTIKFLLIRARSRSEILASKYAAVLIYGLTLVAFTLGSALVAGTVWFGVSGGDTTFSDILLSSLYLYVYTVVYMTLGFMVGILTKSTGATIGIALFATTIDRIIISKAFYKYFLFPNLDLGAYENGAAPMPGMTYTFSVIMLTAYLLLFLLIGFSVFRRRDVA
- a CDS encoding sensor domain-containing diguanylate cyclase — its product is MSLNLRTVFSSAFVVIISLLTILLSYIIGNQSSKTVEVSIGSSLAEVAYQMSEKLDHFMWSRSGEVEVLSRLNAFQIPLDKEETSGLLNQLKESLPVFTWVAYLDRQGNVVSSTDNILLNQNISTRPVFMEGMKGTFIGDVHDAVLLSKYLPNPTGEPLQFVDVSVPVLDKQGGVTGVLAAHLSWEWSRQVETSILEPLKDRLQDVELYVVSDKDHTILLGPEDKVGQQMSSDVLKQARSEYSSWIIEKDKDNQEYLTGYAYGNGYLNYPGLGWSVIIRQPADVAFASVKQLEQFIVLAGMAAAALFGILGWLLAGWIARPLHHIARTADLLSTGVDIEIPTSHRYRDVSMLSVSLQNLVRNLTQTEHALGYRSDKANHDALTGLPNRSALDEFLKHALVQAKQNRSSLSFLYLDLDGFKQVNDTLGHAFGDQLLQEVALRLKDCTRDHEIVARFGGDEFVVVLHTSAAKAMQEAEVVAARIIGRINQPILIGGEQVHVGCSVGAAVWQPDGPDADTKETMRLADEALYISKRSGKNRITFEAAS
- a CDS encoding ABC transporter ATP-binding protein — protein: MINRRDDKVEHILQVQQVSKKFSSKQALRGVSFELLPGKITGLLGSNGSGKSTLLKIIAGLVHPSAGIVSVNGVTVGQHSRSMVSFMPDRPVTESWMKVSDALKFQQDFYADFDQAKAAKMLEFMKLRPQDGIRSLSKGMNERLQLTLALSRRASLYLLDEPIGGVDPVARTRILNALVEFYEEDSTILLSTHLITDIERIFDDVIFIKEGEVVMNSAVEELRLHHGKSVDEMFREVYAEC
- a CDS encoding GntR family transcriptional regulator, which translates into the protein MTIEFDNNLPIYIQIMNYIKGEIVTGKLQPGDKILSVRELASELQINPNTVQRTFQELEREEIVETRRGMGRYVTSNKETIMTIKKEMAKDVLERFIRGMRELGFEGPDILEAVAENIRSQDDK
- a CDS encoding anthranilate phosphoribosyltransferase, whose protein sequence is MIDLLKEVARGKRGARDLNYAEALHAAESILGLTATPAQIGAFLIAERIKMESVEELEAFVAVCRKYARRESQQQGQGLDCAGPYDGRTKSFAATFPTAFLLSAAGLPVTLHGSASLPPKWGVTLLDIIREAGIGAADLTPAASSTAARDSGVMVVDAEQWCPPLGAIRSIREEIGMRTVFNTAEKLVDYSGSPYIVFGIYHNTVFDRLARLLIKLGYQKALIVQGTEGSEDLYIDRPTRVYTIAGGEFHLDIINPEALGLDTQVPEMNWNPRQQLLTAEAVLQGGGHMAFYNQTLLNGAARLKLTGLADSLEEGMYICKDLLDQGAAWKVYLKWKQSLLGCEAAALGHS